The Papaver somniferum cultivar HN1 chromosome 3, ASM357369v1, whole genome shotgun sequence genome includes a region encoding these proteins:
- the LOC113359453 gene encoding uncharacterized protein LOC113359453: MADLLAAFPEEGTTALHEDLPMEFPEISFIKEEAWLLYFDGSATPSNNTGGAGIVLVSPTGELFSHSFKLDFQCTNNSAEYEAFLIGLSLAKQAGATHLEVRGDSKLLFNQMNGVYSLKEMSLAPYRSEAQKLLNYFADATITHIGRNNNKHADCLATLASKRQFEGLEETLIVKRRTLASTWISQSKGAEVNDWRTTIIQELNSSLSQGKVSLKTLQSFFILHGMLYHRNPDGSLSRCLGDEEAQLQLNRVHGEICGQTSVVTLYRRLQCLDYYCPEMETSIPIATKVLLQLSNTTTSIRDFQREPRWGLARAVRQLSS; the protein is encoded by the coding sequence ATGGCGGACCTGTTAGCAGCATTCCCAGAAGAAGGAACTACCGCACTGCATGAAGACCTTCCTATGGAGTTTCCAGAAATCTCTTTTATCAAAGAAGAGGCGTGGCTTTTATATTTTGATGGTTCTGCTACTCCTAGTAATAATACTGGAGGAGCGGGTATAGTTCTAGTGTCTCCAACGGGTGAATTATTTTCACATTCTTTCAAGTTGGACTTTCAGTGCACCAACAATTCGGCAGAATACGAAGCTTTCCTCATAGGATTGTCACTAGCCAAACAAGCAGGGGCCACACACCTTGAAGTAAGAGGCgactctaaattgttgttcaatcagatgaatggagtatactcACTCAAAGAGATGTCGCTGGCCCCTTATAGATCCGAGGCACAAAAGCTACTGAACTACTTTGCCGATGCAACCATAACTCATATCGGCCGCAATAACAACAAACACGCTGATTGCTTAGCTACATTAGCGTCAAAGCGACAATTCGAAGGTTTGGAAGAAACCTTGATCGTGAAAAGACGGACTCTAGCGTCAACATGGATCTCACAATCTAAAGGCGCTGAAGTCAACGACTGGAGAACTACGATTATTCAAGAACTAAACAGTTCGCTCtctcaaggaaaggtcagtctcaaaactctGCAAAGCTTCTTCATCCTTCATGGAAtgttatatcatcgaaacccaGATGGCTCCTTGTCAAGATGTCTCGGAGATGAGGAAGCACAGCTGCAGCTTAACCGTGTTCATGGCGAAATTTGTGGACAAACGTCGGTGGTAACGCTTTACCGTCGCCTTCAATGCCTCGACTATTACTGtccagaaatggaaacttctATCCCGATTGCTACAAAGGTCTTGCTCCAATTGTCAAATACCACCACATCAATTAGAGATTTTCAACGTGAGCCACGTTGGGGACTGGCGAGAGCCGTACGTCAATTATCTTCGTGA